A genome region from Nicotiana tabacum cultivar K326 chromosome 13, ASM71507v2, whole genome shotgun sequence includes the following:
- the LOC107799275 gene encoding DNA-directed RNA polymerases II, IV and V subunit 9A produces the protein MSTMKFCRECNNILYPKEDKEQKILLYACRNCDHQEPAENNCVYRNEIHHSAAERTQVLQDVAADPTLPRTKSVRCSQCGHGEAVFFQATARGEEGMTLFFVCCNPNCGHRWRD, from the exons ATGAGTACTATGAAATTTTGCCGCGAATG TAACAATATTTTGTATCCAAAAGAAGACAAGGAGCAGAAGATCCTCCTTTATGCTTGCCGCAATTGTGACCATCAG GAGCCTGCTGAAAACAATTGTGTGTATAGAAATGAGATACATCATTCTGCTGCAGAGCGCACTCAAGTGTTGCAGGATGTAGCAGCAGATCCAACTTTGCCTCGTACAAAATCTGTTCGATGCTCTCAATGTGGTCATGGAGAAGCAGTTTTTTTCCAG GCAACTGCAAGGGGAGAAGAAGGTATGACACTCTTCTTTGTTTGCTGCAACCCAAACTGTGGCCACAGGTGGAGAGATTGA